Proteins encoded within one genomic window of Sminthopsis crassicaudata isolate SCR6 chromosome X, ASM4859323v1, whole genome shotgun sequence:
- the DKC1 gene encoding H/ACA ribonucleoprotein complex subunit DKC1 isoform X2: protein MADSGVVLVSKKHKKKKERKILGDEDIAEIQHEGEFFIKPESKVVHLDTSQWPLLLKNFDKLNVRTTHYTPLPSGSNPLKREITDYIRTGFINLDKPSNPSSHEVVAWIRRILRVEKTGHSGTLDPKVTGCLIVCIERATRLVKSQQSAGKEYVGVIRLHNAIESEVQLSRALETLTGALFQRPPLIAAVKRQLRVRTIYESKMLEYDPEKRLGIFWVSCEAGTYIRTLCVHVGLLLGVGGQMQELRRIRSGVMGEKDHMVTMHDVLDAQWQYDNYKDEGYLRRVIYPLEKLLTSHKRLVMKDSAVNAICYGAKIMLPGVLRYEDGIEVNQEVVVITTKGEAICVAIALMTTAVISTCDHGIVAKIKRVIMERDTYPRKWGLGPKASQKKMMIKQGLLDKHGKPNDSTPTAWKADYVDYSVTVKKEPGVVVEPLKTDKTRKRKREGDSEEEADVAPGPRRAPRRRRKRRKPD from the exons ATGGCGGACAGCGGCG ttgtccTTGTGTCAAagaagcacaagaaaaaaaaggagcgCAAAATATTGGGAGACGAAGATATAGCT GAAATACAACATGAAGGGGAATTCTTCATCAAACCTGAATCTAAAGTAGTTCATTTGGACACATCTCAGTGGCCCTTACTGCTAAAG AACTTTGATAAACTAAATGTAAGGACAACTCACTATACTCCCCTCCCTTCTGGATCTAACCCTCTCAAGAGAGAAATTACAGACTACATCAG GACAGGTTTCATTAACCTTGACAAACCCTCCAATCCCTCTTCCCATGAGGTAGTTGCGTGGATCCGGCGAATACTCCGTGTTGAGAAGACGGGCCACAGTGGTACTCTGGATCCGAAGGTGACTGGCTGTTTAATTGTATGCATAGAACGAGCTACCCGATTGGTCAAATCCCAGCAAAGTGCAG GCAAAGAGTATGTGGGAGTTATCCGACTGCACAATGCTATTGAAAGTGAGGTTCAGCTTTCCAGG GCACTGGAAACTTTGACAGGCGCTCTGTTCCAGCGACCACCTCTTATCGCTGCTGTCAAGCGACAACTCCGAGTACGAACTATCTATGAGAGCAAAATGTTAGAATATGATCCTGAAAAAAGACTAG GTATCTTCTGGGTGAGCTGTGAGGCTGGAACATACATTCGAACATTATGTGTCCATGTTGGCTTGTTACTTGGAGTCGGAGGCCAGATGCAGGAGCTTCGCCGGATCCGCTCTGGCGTTATGGGGGAGAAG GACCACATGGTGACTATGCATGATGTGTTAGATGCTCAGTGGCAGTATGACAATTACAAGGATGAGGGTTACCTTCGTCGGGTTATTTATCCTCTGGAGAAGCTGCTGACATCCCACAAGCGGTTGGTCATGAAGGACAGTGCG GTTAATGCAATCTGTTATGGAGCAAAGATCATGCTTCCTGGAGTTCTTCGATATGAAGATGGCATTGAAGTCAATCAAGAGGTTGTGGTCATCACTACCAAAGGAGAAGCAATCTGTGTGG CTATTGCCTTGATGACTACAGCAGTGATTTCTACCTGTGACCACGGTATAGTGGCCAAGATTAAGAGAGTGATCATGGAGAGAGACACTTACCCTCGGAAATGGGGGCTGGGCCCAAAG GCAAGTCAAAAGAAGATGATGATCAAGCAAGGTCTTCTGGACAAGCACGGAAAGCCCAATGATAGCACACCTACAGCTTGGAAGGCCGACTACGTGGACTACAG tGTAACTGTGAAGAAAGAACCAGGTGTTGTAGTTGAACCCCTGAAGACAGACAAGACAAGAAAG cgGAAACGAGAAGGGGACAGTGAAGAGGAAGCCGATGTTGCTCCTGG GCCACGGAGAGcaccaagaagaagaagaaaaagaagaaagccaGACTAA
- the DKC1 gene encoding H/ACA ribonucleoprotein complex subunit DKC1 isoform X1 produces MADSGVVLVSKKHKKKKERKILGDEDIAEIQHEGEFFIKPESKVVHLDTSQWPLLLKNFDKLNVRTTHYTPLPSGSNPLKREITDYIRTGFINLDKPSNPSSHEVVAWIRRILRVEKTGHSGTLDPKVTGCLIVCIERATRLVKSQQSAGKEYVGVIRLHNAIESEVQLSRALETLTGALFQRPPLIAAVKRQLRVRTIYESKMLEYDPEKRLGIFWVSCEAGTYIRTLCVHVGLLLGVGGQMQELRRIRSGVMGEKDHMVTMHDVLDAQWQYDNYKDEGYLRRVIYPLEKLLTSHKRLVMKDSAVNAICYGAKIMLPGVLRYEDGIEVNQEVVVITTKGEAICVAIALMTTAVISTCDHGIVAKIKRVIMERDTYPRKWGLGPKASQKKMMIKQGLLDKHGKPNDSTPTAWKADYVDYSVTVKKEPGVVVEPLKTDKTRKRKREGDSEEEADVAPGYSDYSDYGDYGEENGEEDEESSEEDASGEVQEEEEEEEEEEKVVGIDSDGGGVEEEDDGDEVAAGDDEDEESEAFTPQLEVSKKGKKKKNKKEKKAKVEVESSKSKESATESTKKKKKKKKARLTSEDSD; encoded by the exons ATGGCGGACAGCGGCG ttgtccTTGTGTCAAagaagcacaagaaaaaaaaggagcgCAAAATATTGGGAGACGAAGATATAGCT GAAATACAACATGAAGGGGAATTCTTCATCAAACCTGAATCTAAAGTAGTTCATTTGGACACATCTCAGTGGCCCTTACTGCTAAAG AACTTTGATAAACTAAATGTAAGGACAACTCACTATACTCCCCTCCCTTCTGGATCTAACCCTCTCAAGAGAGAAATTACAGACTACATCAG GACAGGTTTCATTAACCTTGACAAACCCTCCAATCCCTCTTCCCATGAGGTAGTTGCGTGGATCCGGCGAATACTCCGTGTTGAGAAGACGGGCCACAGTGGTACTCTGGATCCGAAGGTGACTGGCTGTTTAATTGTATGCATAGAACGAGCTACCCGATTGGTCAAATCCCAGCAAAGTGCAG GCAAAGAGTATGTGGGAGTTATCCGACTGCACAATGCTATTGAAAGTGAGGTTCAGCTTTCCAGG GCACTGGAAACTTTGACAGGCGCTCTGTTCCAGCGACCACCTCTTATCGCTGCTGTCAAGCGACAACTCCGAGTACGAACTATCTATGAGAGCAAAATGTTAGAATATGATCCTGAAAAAAGACTAG GTATCTTCTGGGTGAGCTGTGAGGCTGGAACATACATTCGAACATTATGTGTCCATGTTGGCTTGTTACTTGGAGTCGGAGGCCAGATGCAGGAGCTTCGCCGGATCCGCTCTGGCGTTATGGGGGAGAAG GACCACATGGTGACTATGCATGATGTGTTAGATGCTCAGTGGCAGTATGACAATTACAAGGATGAGGGTTACCTTCGTCGGGTTATTTATCCTCTGGAGAAGCTGCTGACATCCCACAAGCGGTTGGTCATGAAGGACAGTGCG GTTAATGCAATCTGTTATGGAGCAAAGATCATGCTTCCTGGAGTTCTTCGATATGAAGATGGCATTGAAGTCAATCAAGAGGTTGTGGTCATCACTACCAAAGGAGAAGCAATCTGTGTGG CTATTGCCTTGATGACTACAGCAGTGATTTCTACCTGTGACCACGGTATAGTGGCCAAGATTAAGAGAGTGATCATGGAGAGAGACACTTACCCTCGGAAATGGGGGCTGGGCCCAAAG GCAAGTCAAAAGAAGATGATGATCAAGCAAGGTCTTCTGGACAAGCACGGAAAGCCCAATGATAGCACACCTACAGCTTGGAAGGCCGACTACGTGGACTACAG tGTAACTGTGAAGAAAGAACCAGGTGTTGTAGTTGAACCCCTGAAGACAGACAAGACAAGAAAG cgGAAACGAGAAGGGGACAGTGAAGAGGAAGCCGATGTTGCTCCTGGGTACAGTGATTATAGTGATTATGGGGATTATGGGGAAGAGAATGGCGAAGAGGATGAAGAAAGCAGTGAGGAGGATGCAAGTGGTGAAGtgcaggaagaggaagaagaggaggaggaggaggagaaagtagTAGGAATAGATAGTGATGGAGGAGGTGTTGAAGAGGAAGATGATGGTGACGAAGTTGCAGCaggtgatgatgaagatgaagaaagtgaagccTTTACTCCTCAACTGGAAGTcagcaaaaaagggaagaagaagaaaaacaaaaaagagaaaaaggctaAAGTTGAAGTAGAGAGTAGCAAATCAAAGGAATCG GCCACGGAGAGcaccaagaagaagaagaaaaagaagaaagccaGACTAACGAGTGAAGATTCCGACTAG